The Zingiber officinale cultivar Zhangliang chromosome 10A, Zo_v1.1, whole genome shotgun sequence genome contains a region encoding:
- the LOC122026418 gene encoding triosephosphate isomerase, chloroplastic-like, whose product MASAASSLASQFSGLRREAAKPSFSTAHLFHGVQSQLRLPSARRPIRSVVAMAGTGKFFVGGNWKCNGTKDSIRKLVADLNDSKLENDVDVIVSPPYVYIDVVKQSLTERIEISAQNSWVGKGGAFTGEISVEQLKDIGCKWVILGHSERRHIIGEDDQFIGKKAAYALSQNLKVIACIGEKLEEREAGRTFDVCFEQMKAFADSISNWKDVVIAYEPVWAIGTGKVATPEQAQEVHVAVRDWVKKNVSPEVASSTRIIYGGSVNGGNCSELAKQEDIDGFLVGGASLKGPEFATIVNSVTAKKVTA is encoded by the exons ATGGCATCGGCAGCGTCTTCTCTGGCATCGCAGTTCTCGGGGCTCCGCCGCGAGGCTGCTAAGCCTTCCTTTTCCACTGCCCATCTTTTCCACGGCGTCCAATCCCAGCTGCGTCTCCCCTCGGCCCGCCGCCCTATCAGAAGTGTCGTTGCCATGGCCGGCACTGGAAAG TTTTTTGTTGGAGGCAACTGGAAATGT AACGGGACTAAAGATTCTATCAGGAAACTTGTTGCAGATTTGAATGATTCGAAGTTGGAGAATGACGTAG ATGTTATTGTGTCACCACCATACGTTTATATTGATGTGGTCAAGCAATCGTTGACTGAACGTATTGAAATATCTGCTCAGAATTCTTGGGTTGGTAAAGGTGGAGCTTTTACTGGAGAAATCAG CGTGGAGCAATTGAAAGATATTGGTTGCAAATGGGTTATCCTTGGCCATTCTGAGCGTAGACACATTATTGGTGAGGATGACCAG TTTATTGGGAAGAAGGCAGCATATGCCCTGAGCCAGAATCTTAAGGTAATTGCTTGTATAGGCGAGAAGTTGGAAGAGAGGGAAGCAGGAAGAACCTTTGATGTGTGCTTCGAGCAGATGAAAGCTTTTGCAG ACAGTATATCAAACTGGAAGGATGTTGTTATCGCATATGAGCCCGTATGGGCTATCGGCACTGGAAAAGTGGCTACTCCTGAGCAAGCTCAGGAAGTGCATGTTGCTGTGCGCGATTGGGTTAAGAAAAATGTGTCACCTGAAGTTGCTTCCTCCACCCGTATCATCTATGGAG GTTCTGTAAATGGAGGCAATTGTTCTGAGCTTGCCAAACAAGAAGATATTGATGGATttcttgttggaggtgcctcactTAAG GGGCCAGAATTTGCCACCATTGTCAACTCAGTCACCGCGAAGAAAGTCACTGCATGA
- the LOC122026419 gene encoding non-specific lipid transfer protein GPI-anchored 9-like: MGKRKVGEMAINFAAVLMAAAVVASAVTGSAAQNPPSCASNLVGCASYLNSTTTPPQTCCGPLKQTATNDLPCLCGLFNNTVFLKAFGVDLQKALQMARRCGVTTDQSACATAAATPSPSPGSKGPSSSSSTSNTTGSSTPTSQSPNSAFVITPSEFGVPALMSLVLSLLPLVA, from the exons ATGGGAAAGCGGAAGGTAGGCGAGATGGCAATCAACTTCGCGGCAGTCCTGATGGCGGCGGCAGTGGTAGCTTCAGCGGTGACGGGGTCCGCGGCGCAGAATCCGCCGTCGTGCGCTTCTAATCTGGTGGGATGCGCATCGTACCTCAATTCGACGACGACGCCGCCCCAAACGTGCTGCGGGCCGCTGAAGCAGACGGCTACCAACGACTTGCCTTGCCTCTGCGGCCTCTTTAATAACACCGTCTTCCTCAAGGCTTTCGGCGTCGACCTCCAGAAGGCACTACAAATGGCCAGGCGCTGCGGCGTTACCACCGACCAGAGCGCGTGCGCCACCGCCGCAGCAACGCCCTCGCCCAGCCCCGGAT CGAAAGgtccatcctcctcctcctcgaccTCGAATACGACAG GCTCTTCTACCCCTACAAGCCAAAGTCCCAACTCTGCATTTGTTATCACTCCATCTGAGTTCGGTGTGCCTGCTTTGATGAGCTTAGTTTTGTCATTGTTGCCGCTTGTGGCATGA